A single Panicum virgatum strain AP13 unplaced genomic scaffold, P.virgatum_v5 scaffold_183, whole genome shotgun sequence DNA region contains:
- the LOC120693821 gene encoding uncharacterized protein LOC120693821 — protein sequence MKKEGSKFRPLTVVLPIEKIMKEAIRMVPESIYDPEFPDTSHFRSGRGCHSALRRIKEEWGTSRWFLEFDIRKCFHTIDRHRFISILKEEIDDSKFFYPTQKQFSAGRLVGGEKGPDSVPNSVLLSALLGNIYLHKLDQEIGRIRQKHEIPLVVKIRSVLLRIGRRIDDQEKYGKEASFNAPQDNRALIVGRVKSIQRKATFHSLVSSWHTPPTSTPRRRGDQKTPFVFPPSAALAAFLNKPSSLLCAAFLIEAAGLTPKAEFHGREGFNKNLAMRDLLKYCKRRGLLIELGGEAILVIRSERGLARKLAPFKSHSLLIRICYARYADDLLLGIVGAVFLLIEIQKRITHFLQSGLNLWVGSAGSTTIAARSTVEFPGTVIREVPPRTTPIQFLRELEKRLRVKHRIHITACHLRSAIHSKLRDLGYSIPIKELTKGMSGRGRLLDAVQLAETLGKDGLKSPQVSVLWGTVKHIRQRSRGISLLHSSGQSKVPSGVQQAVSRSGMSVLKNKLYTPFGRKAAGEGRGHWAGSFSSEFPIQIEAPIKKILRRLRDRGLISRRRPRPIHVASLINVSDRDIVNWSAGIAISPLSYYRCCDNLYQVRTIVNYQIRWSAIFTLAHKHKSSARNIIPKYPKDSNIVNQEGGKTLAEFPNSIELGKLGLGQDPNNGGALNYMFNK from the coding sequence ATGAAGAAAGAAGGGTCGAAGTTTAGACCGCTCACAGTAGTTCTACCCATAGAAAAGATCATGAAAGAGGCGATCAGAATGGTACCCGAATCCATTTACGATCCCGAGTTTCCAGACACATCGCACTTCCGCTCGGGTCGAGGCTGCCACTCGGCCCTCAGACGGATCAAAGAAGAGTGGGGAACCTCTCGCTGGTTTTTGGAATTCGACATCAGGAAGTGTTTTCACACCATCGACCGACATCGATTCATCTCAATCTTGAAGGAAGAGATCGACGATTCCAAGTTCTTTTACCCCACTCAGAAACAGTTTTCCGCCGGACGACTCGTAGGAGGTGAGAAGGGCCCTGACTCCGTCCCAAACAGTGTACTACTATCGGCCCTACTAGGCAATATCTACCTACACAAGCTCGATCAGGAGATAGGGAGGATCCGGCAGAAGCACGAAATTCCTCTTGTAGTGAAAATCAGATCGGTTCTATTAAGAATAGGTCGTCGTATTGATGACCAAGAAAAGTATGGAAAAGAAGCAAGCTTCAACGCTCCCCAAGACAACAGAGCCCTCATAGTGGGGAGGGTAAAGAGCATCCAACGCAAAGCGACCTTTCATTCCCTTGTTTCGTCGTGGCACACCCCCCCCACAAGCACCCCCAGGCGAAGGGGAGACCAGAAAACGCCTTTCGTTTTCCCTCCTTCAGCAGCCCTAGCCGCCTTCCTTAACAAGCCCTCGAGCCTCCTTTGCGCCGCCTTCCTCATAGAAGCCGCTGGGTTGACCCCGAAGGCCGAATTCCATGGTAGAGAAGGCTTTAATAAGAATTTGGCCATGAGAGACCTTCTTAAGTATTGCAAAAGAAGGGGCCTGCTGATAGAGCTGGGCGGGGAGGCGATACTAGTTATCAGGTCAGAGAGAGGCCTGGCCCGTAAGCTGGCCCCCTTTAAAAGCCATTCCTTATTAATAAGGATTTGTTACGCGCGATATGCCGACGACTTACTACTGGGAATCGTGGGTGCCGTATTTCTTCTCATAGAAATACAAAAACGTATCACCCACTTCCTACAATCTGGCCTGAACCTTTGGGTAGGCTCCGCAGGATCAACAACCATAGCTGCACGGAGTACGGTAGAATTTCCCGGTACGGTCATTCGGGAAGTCCCCCCGAGGACGACTCCCATACAATTCTTGCGAGAGCTGGAGAAGCGTCTACGGGTAAAGCACCGTATCCATATAACTGCCTGCCACCTACGCTCCGCCATCCATTCCAAGTTAAGGGACCTAGGTTATAGTATCCCTATCAAAGAGCTGACGAAGGGGATGAGCGGAAGAGGTCGTCTACTGGACGCGGTTCAACTAGCGGAGACTCTTGGAAAAGATGGACTAAAAAGTCCCCAAGTTAGCGTATTATGGGGGACCGTCAAGCACATCCGGCAAAGATCAAGGGGGATCTCGTTGTTGCATAGCTCAGGTCAGAGCAAGGTGCCATCAGGCGTTCAACAGGCAGTCTCACGATCGGGCATGAGTGTCCTGAAGAATAAATTGTATACTCCCTTTGGTCGGAAGGCGGCGGGGGAAGGAAGGGGACACTGGGCGGGATCTTTCAGCAGCGAATTCCCCATACAGATAGAGGCGCCTATCAAAAAGATACTCCGAAGGCTTCGGGATCGAGGTCTCATTAGCCGAAGAAGACCCAGGCCAATCCACGTGGCCTCTTTGATCAACGTCAGCGACAGAGACATAGTAAATTGGTCCGCGGGCATCGCGATAAGTCCTCTGTCCTACTACAGGTGCTGCGACAACCTTTACCAAGTCCGAACGATTGTCAACTACCAGATCCGCTGGTCCGCTATATTCACCCTAGCCCACAAGCACAAATCTTCGGCGCGGAATATAATCCCAAAGTACCCCAAAGACTCAAATATAGTCAATCAAGAAGGTGGTAAGACCCTTGCAGAGTTCCCAAACAGCATAGAGCTTGGGAAGCTCGGACTCGGTCAAGATCCGAACAACGGCGGAGCACTCAACTACATGTTTAATAAGTAG
- the LOC120693866 gene encoding uncharacterized protein LOC120693866, whose amino-acid sequence MQGGCIADIGSCGTGFDSASGSVRTKKFRTKGSELADRKGEKNKAMPRAPSICCSSIDEALSFSSRARCNKRLG is encoded by the exons ATGCAAGGAGGATGTATAGCTGATATAGGATCTTGTGGAACAGGATTTGATTCTGCAAGCGGTTCGGTACGAACGAAGAAATTTCGAACAAAAGGATCGGAACTCGCTGATAGGAAAGGAGAGAAAAACAAAGCAATGCCAAGAGCTCCGTCAATCTGCTGTTCATCGATAGACGAAGCTCTCTCTTTTTCATCTCGTGCCAGATGTAACAAAAGATTA GGATGa